The sequence ttttcttaagttaccTTGAAAGTATTTGAAAGGATAATTAGGGACCTACCAGGTTAAATTTGGGATGGAGGGAGCACAACCCAGAGAGGTAAGTGGATGTCAGAGCACTAAAACTGGTtgtttactaagacatttgtcaGAACACAAATTGGCTTTGGTTCATTAACTAAAAGAGCAAGGCAAACAGAAGTTAAGGCCCAGAGCATGTTAAAGTTGTGAAGTCTTAGAGAAGTTTCTCTACACTAAGTAGGGACCCCAAAGGACTTTCCTACTACAACTAAACCTGTTCCCCTTCCTCCAGTCTCCAGGGGACTGACTGTAGAAACAGCTGCCTTGGCAGTGAGCAAACtagaagatggaaaggaaaagggTAAAAAACATATCCCTGAGAAGTTGTGGCCAGTGACCAGCCTTCTTGCAGATTTAGATCCCGATTATTCCTTGCACCAGGAGGCCAGGGAATTTCATTGAATTTGTTTAAGTAGTGCCCTCCAGGAACCTAGCAGAAGAAGCAAACAAAGCTTCCCTGGAACAGGGTATATGCATCTTCACCTAAGCAAATCATTCCTCTACAAGTCCTTTTCAAGGGCCGtaaccactgtgaaaaacaacCAGGGCACACAAGGAAACACGGCAGAAAGATGaccaacaggaaaacaaaaacaggcagcagaaaTAAATTGGCGTAGTTTTCACGcacacagatataaaataaatatgcttacTAGGTTTAATGAAATAAACAAGCTTGAACAATAATTACAGACAACAgtatactataaaaaaaaacttgtagcACATTTGAGGGGATAAAATAGaacttctagaaaagaaaaaagtaaccaaaataaTTCTGTCAACCTTTTAGCAGCATATTGGATTTTGCAGAAGAGAGAATTGATGAATCAGaagataaatttaaacaaatcACCTGAATGCTACCCAGAGAGAGACTGTATTGTATTTTAGggtcctccagagaaacagaaccaataggtatatataggtatatagaagGAGATATCTTAGGAGGGACTCAGTCACGTATTTATGGTGGCTAAGTCCCACAGTCCACCATCTGCCAGCTAGACCTGGAAAAGCGGTGGTGTCATTCCGATACAAATCTTGAAAGTCTGAGAACTGGAGGGTTGATGGTATAAGTCCCAAGTCCAAAGGCCCATGAACTGGAAGTGCTGGTGTCcaagaacaggagaaaatggaTACCCCAGCtcaaggagagagagcaaatttACTCTTCtaactttttgttctattctggcctcaacagattggatgataCCCCACTGTGGTAGAGTATCTTCTTTACttagtctaccaattcaaatgctagtCTTTCCAGAAATGTTCTTAACAGACACACCCAGGAATAATGGTTTACCAGCTATCTAGGCATCCCGTAGCCCAGTAAAGTTGATACACAAAATTAACCTTCACAGTGACAATGGTAGAAACTACAGTGGAGAAGAGGATAAGGGTTATGCAAATGCAAACAGAGGTTTGATGACATcctaagaagagaagagagaatgagaattttctaaaattgatgaaagacatcaatCCATAGATTCGAGGCCAGCAAATCTCAAATaggaacaataaaaatacaaacctaGACATATTACagacaaaatttagaaaataataagacaaaacAAGACATTATCTTCAGAAGTATGACGCTTTAATAGCATCAGAAACCAGTGAGATAATATCCTCAGTGTGCTAAAAGAAAATAACGGCCAGTCTAGATGTCTACACACAGTAAAAATAGCTCTTGACAATGAAACTGAAATaatagatattttcaaagaaacaaacaggatTCATCAGCAAAACCtcacaaaagaaaattcttaaggACAGACTTCAGGCAGACACAAAGTGAACACAGATGGAAGGTCTAatataagaaggaatgaagagtgAAGGAAGAAGTGAAGTGAATGGACAAATGTAGGTAAATGCTGCTTGCATAAAAGAGTAACAATAATTTATTGAATCTTATTGAATCTCAATAATTCATAAGTTGCAGAATAAGATTGTGTGGAAATTGGATTTAAACTGTCCTAAGATCCTTAATGTTCAAAAGTTTTGTTTAACTGAGACTTTGATAATTATGTGTCTAATTTCTAAAGTAACCAGTAAGAAAGGGGGAAGGATTATGTAATTTCCAAACTAATAGAGAGGGGGGAATAGAATGATTATTAACCATTTATGTTTAGCaagctcattttaaaatgtatagagaAATGCAAAGGGCCAAGAATAGCCAAGTTATTCAGGAAGCAAATGAACAAGATGAGAAGACTTGCTGGTCTACCTGATACCAAGATTTAAAAAGCTCTAGTAACTAAAGATTAGCATTAATATAAGTTGAGACAAACAGATGGGACTAATAGAGAACCTGGAAACAGACCCATGCATGAGAGCACTTAGAGCACTGCAGAGCggagaagaaaagacagactTCAATAAATGTGGTTGATTATGAAATCAGCTCCAAGTGGATTAAAGAaaagatctaggggcacctgggtgactcagtcagttgtgtccaactcttgatttcggctcaggttacgatcttacagtttgtgagatcgagtctgTGAGATCTACATGGACAGTGccgaaactgctttggattctcttgctctctgcccccaccccccccccacacacacacacactcacacttgctttctctcaaaataaataaacttaaaaaaataaataaaaagacctaaatgtcaaaggcaaaacaaaaatttttcataAGATAATTTGAAATaaggaagaatttttatttttattcttttaaggttttatttttaagtaatctctatacccaacatgggactcaaactcaaaaccctgagatgaagagtttctcactccaccaactgagccagccagtcaggGGCCccaggacttttaaaaataagaccaaaaaGTCACAGCCATAAAGGATAATactatttttaggggcacctgggtgactcagtcagttaagcatccaactttggctcaggtcatgagctcatggttcacgagttcaagccacacatcaggctctgtgctgacagctcagagcctggagcctgctttggattctgtgtctccctttctctctgcccctcccctgctcatgctctctctctcaaaaataaaacattaaaaaaatttttaatgttaaaactcTTGACATACAtagtaatcctatttttaaaaaataataaaaataaaatttaaatgtttggtcaTCAAAAGAGTAAAAAGATAAACTATGGAAGaggcaaaaatatttgtaacctGTATTACTGAAAtacgaaggaaaaaaaaaactcatagtaAAAAGCAAACAACTGAATAACAAGCCTCAAACAGGCATTTCACCCACCACGGGGTTcagtatatatatgaaaaagtgctcaacctCATTGGTagtaagggaaataaaacacaaaccacAAATGAAATATTGCTACACACCCACCaaattagcaaaattttaaaaatctgacagtACCATGTGTTGATGAGGTATAGAATGACCTAACTCTCATACACTGGAAATAGTGATGTAAATTTAGTACTATCACTTTGGAAGAGTTTAGCACTTTCTAATGAAGTCAGATAAACGTagcctatgatctagcaatttcattCCTAAGTATAGGTATCCTAGAAAaggcatgcatgtatgtattgtGTATTAAGTTACTTGTACAAGAATACCcacagcagcattgttcataatagcctgGCACTGCCCATCATTAAGAGTGAAATGGATAGATTATGAATATTACAAACTGTTTAAACTTCATAATACTGAAGGAAAGAGGAGATAAGAATACATATAGTGTAACTCAATTTATATAAAGCTTGCAGGCAGTAACACTAAACTGTATGTTGATGGTGAGGGTTGCCAATTACCCTTAAAGGGCatggtagtaaatattttagacttagCTGCCACATGGCCTCTGTCATAACTGCAGTTATTCCACTCTGCCACTGTGGTGTAAACGCAGCCCTAGATGGTTTGTGGCTGTGTTCCAGCAAGAACCAACCTCTAGTTTATAGGTACATGTGTTGgagataaaattacttttaaaaggaagagggacaagaaaaaagggaatgaaataatgattaaaaaaaaaaaaagacagcagagTGGTTACCTCTTGGAAGGAAGGGTTTGTGATTAGGGAGGGGTAAATGGGGACTTCTAGGATGCTGGCATTGTATTAGTGGAACTTGTGTGGAGGTTGCGCAAGGAGGCATTCACTTTATAGCTGTCTTTTTAATTCTACATAAAAATTCTATGTATAGTAAGTCCTATGTCAcaataaagttttcaaaaataaaggtagTACTTCCTTAAATGATTGTTataacattatttaattttatgtgaatttttgtttacatttgaatTTATCTGCTTGTTTCTGAAATTTCTATCAAAGAAACACtcctaaaagaatttaaatagtaATATAAGACTGTTGTCTTacatacagtttatttttaaagatttctttatattctttgttttatgggCTTGGAGATACAGATTGCAGTTAATAGCTTGGCTTATATATACCAAAGTATTGACTgctatcctcttttttttccttttattcacaGGTTCGGTAGATGAAGGTGTCACTGAAGGGTTACCTACGCTTCAAAACACTTCTAGCACTAATGCTCATGCAGATGATGATGATCGGTTAGTACCAACATAGTCTGTCATTTTCTATAAAGGGGTGTACTTGcgaggcacctggttggctcagttggttaagtgtcatataagctgaggtcatgacctcacagtcatgggatcaagctccaagtctgcctccatgttgagcatggaacctgcttgggattctctccctccctctccacctcccccacccccttgcacatgctctttcttggtctctctctttctctctctgtctctcaaaaataaaataaactttaaaagagggAGGATGTACTTGCAACTgtaaattcaaacattttaacTTGGAATTACATAAGTAGTTTATTGGGtacctcattttctctctcaaagtaaagagGTAGCATTATTACATCATAAAGTAGACCACCTATACAAGGTTTATTCGGCATTTTAAAACTGCTCAGGCctatcatttttaaatagtatctATATCTAGTATCTATCTAAATAATGATCACttttaagtagttttttaaatttttttttacatttatttatttttttttgagagacagagcacaagtgggggaggggcagacagagcatcagacacagaatccaaagcaagctccaggctcttgagttgtcagtacagagcctgacacggggctcaaacccacaaaccatgagatcatgacctgagccgaagttggacacccaaccgactgagtcacccaggcgccccaagtagtATTTTAAATAGTATCTAAATGTTGGTGAACTGTGGGCCAATTCCAATTTACCACCTTTATTTGTAAATCAGGTGTTCCAATATAGCTGTGCTCATTTGTTTACGTATTGTCTGgatagcagagttgagtagttgaaACAGAGATCATGTGGTgtgcaaagtgaaaaatatttactgtttgccctactacagaaaaagtttgccaaatcCTCATCTCTTTGCCCATAAATCCCAGGTCATTATCTTAGAGTTGTCCCTCCCTGCTTCGTATCTATCTCCACATAGATATATAAGGGCATTTCAGACTTAACATGGCCAAGACCTCTTAACTCCCCTTCTAAACCTCGCTTATCCAGTCATACCCATCTCTAAAGAGCATCATCATCAGTTAAATGAACAAAAGGACAACATTGAGAGAGAACTATTAGGAAGGAACTGCTTGGTATTTGTTATGTTTGGGGAATATGAGAAGAAATGAGGCTGGAAAAGTACACAACCCAGAACATGAGGAGGTTTGTATGCCTTGCAAAGGTGTTCAGACTTTATTCTGAAGGTAACAGCCATTGCAGGATTTTAAAATGGGTGTTGATTTAATCAGAGAGATCACTGTGAAACAGAAGGATGTATTGGAGGGGTTGGGGGCTAAAGAGAGGGAGTTATTAATTCAACCTTGTGTTGATGAGGGCCTAAATTAAAGCAGAAGCAGTAGTAGGAAGGAAAGGATTAAAGAGATTAAGAATTTCTAAGGTAAAACCATTTATGATACATTCTGTGATAGTATGTCCTTAGGATGTTGGACATTCTGGACAATTCAGCATTGTTTTTCATATTGCTATAAATGGAACTTTTAACAGTTAAACTctcaaaaagtcatttttttcttttgttcattaaaGTTGtgcagaaatgtttattcagcttAAAAATCAgaatcttcctccctcctttggTCTTTTTTTAGATTGGAAAATGTTCAGTATCCCTACCAACTGTACATAGCTCCTTCTACCAGCAGTACGGAACGACCAAGTCCAAACGGTCCAGATAGACCTTTTCAGTGTCCAACTTGCGGGGTACGATTCACCCGTATTCAGAACCTAAAACAGCACATGCTCATCCACTCAGGTAATGTTGTCTTCCCTACTGTTGCATAAATGAGTACTTGAAACATTACATTTGGAATctcagttaaaaatagaaaacagatgtttctgagtttaaaaaatatgtctctGAGAATCAGATAAGCCTAAGTCTGTTGGTAAAATGGTACAGTGTCAGAAAGCTATTTGTTTAATACATTTGCCACAGGCATAAGTATTCGGATTAAAACTTGGTGGGGTGTATGTGTAGACATAAATGAAAGGCACTGGGTATattaggtgtgtgtatatatgtgtgataGAGAAGCACAGGTACAGATGGTAGAGCAAATGGAACTAAAAGGGTATTTATTGCTgttctttgtactattcttgTAACTACTCTTTATGAAtggaattatttccaaataagaagtgtttttagaaatttacatttaattatttaaaatttaattttaattctgccATCCTAAATTTCTCTGTGCCCTGATTAATCAGCTTTGCAGCATTTTTTAggataaaagattttaaataaattacatgtaaAACATTCGAAATTTAAGTTCAGTGATCacaaaaaggcaacaaaattCTTGTGGGTACACCTCTGATGAGTATAGGAAATCTTTGCTCCTGTTTTCAGCTGTGTTGTCATCTTGCTTTCCTCTTCTGTAGATAGGTCTAATAGTCCCTGAGCTAATATTATCAGTTCCCTATGACTTAAATCAACAGATTGTATtttgaaggtttttaattttttttttgctaaaactaTAATTGAAGAGATAATTAATATACTTCATAATTCACATATTagtttctacatattttttctatCACTTTACATAATATGCCCATAAATCCAATTCACCAAATGATAGTTCTAACATGATTATTATGTTCagagatttttcttctcatttctcagGTAATGAAGAGTGGGTACATTTTCACATCTTTTCAATATAAACTTTACCACTTTAATGAAATGGTGTTTTATGGGGATTTGATTCTGTTTAAATACTGTGGTTATGTTTTGAAGTCTGTAAAATAGATGATTTAGAAGAATATTCGGAAATCAACTTGAGTATATATTAACTAGTTCACCTCTCCTTctaatgccctttttttttttttttaaagccctagTGACTTTTCAAATGTTCTGTACCTTTTCTGAGATGTTGAATTGGAATCCATTTTTGCTGgtgatttttgcctttttaaattgcCTGTTGCTACAAAATTGTAGCTCAGAAATTTGTGAGGTTTGTCacctttcactttattttgtttttagataataCTTTGTTCTGCCTTATTTTGTAGGAATTAAACCATTTCAGTGTGACCGCTGTGGGAAAAAGTTCACCAGGGCTTACTCGCTAAAGATGCATCGCCTAAAGCATGAAGGTAAACGCTGTTTCCGGTGCCAGATATGTAGTGCCACTTTCACTTCCTTCGGGGAATATAAACACCACATGAGGGTTTCCCGGCACATTATCCGCAAGCCTCGGATTTACGAGTGCAAAACATGTGGCGCCATGTTCACCAACTCTGGAAATTTAATCGTGCACCTGAGGAGTCTGAACCATGAAGCGTCAGAGCTAGCAAACTACTTCCAGAGCAGGTGAGGCGCACAACAAAAACGAGCCAGGAAAACCGCTTACTAAACTCTCTTTCCCTGCTGTCAGGGCGGCCTGCTATGCTTATCAGGTTGCTGGCTACTCAGTCACGTTCCTTTTAAATTTCCACTGTCCATACTCTCATCTCCTGATCTGATACAATTTTGCTGGATCTTCTAGgtatatacaattataaatatttttctagttgGTATTGGAAATTTTTCCCTACAGAAGTAGACTACTTACctcttgctttgtcttttttgtttcttgggttttagttttttgtattttcaataaTTAAGCTTAAAGTAATATAGACCTTATTGGAAAATTTACCGTGTTAGATGATTCTTAGTGGTACTGGATTAATTCAGACTCTTTGGATGTCAAAACTTTTGaccacttctcttttttttaaattctatataaagGGATATATATTT is a genomic window of Acinonyx jubatus isolate Ajub_Pintada_27869175 chromosome D1, VMU_Ajub_asm_v1.0, whole genome shotgun sequence containing:
- the ZBTB44 gene encoding zinc finger and BTB domain-containing protein 44 isoform X3, giving the protein MLIHSGIKPFQCDRCGKKFTRAYSLKMHRLKHEGKRCFRCQICSATFTSFGEYKHHMRVSRHIIRKPRIYECKTCGAMFTNSGNLIVHLRSLNHEASELANYFQSSDFLVPDYLNQEQEETLVQYDLGEHSFESNSSVQMPVISQVSSTQNCESTFPLGSLGGLAEKEEEMPEQPKTSACAEATRDDPPKSELSSITIE